A window of the Podospora bellae-mahoneyi strain CBS 112042 chromosome 6, whole genome shotgun sequence genome harbors these coding sequences:
- the ESF1 gene encoding pre-rRNA-processing protein esf1 (EggNog:ENOG503NU82; BUSCO:EOG09261FAX; COG:S), with amino-acid sequence MPKPTKKNAGAASSIKDARFANFETDPRFQLPSKRNIKTKLDKRFSKVLNDDEFLATAKVDRYGRKLETDSKKKALERLYEDEEESGEDEEVVDGEVERDDIVRRELEKADKKYDPARDGGFSSSEEDSDSESDGEDQPELDDGEEESRPGIRLRREKEDVPEGEITNRFAVVNIDWDHIKSVDLMALFSSFVPPGGRIERVSIYPSEFGKERMQREELEGPPREIFKNGKGENSDDSGEDSEGFSDENEDDDDEDSDEDSDEEVKRELLAEGDDKDFDSDKLRTYQLDRLRYYYAVAVCSDKGTAHKIYEATDGTEYLSSSNFLDLRFIPDDTTFDDEPRDECTAVPPGYKPVDFVTDALQHSKVKLTWDMHPEEVNRKEQIKKAFSGSKNDIAENDLRAYLASDSSDDGEDFEDEEEEPEAAADAAGGEEEEAEKPLGKKELARRKMRAALGLPEEPTTTKSKSPAPAGAMEITFTPALSESNNKKPVEEETTIEKYKRRERERKEAKRQKMLARRNGGDPDRMGESDVEEVAAAGDNAGGGDLGFDDPFFTSEPVEKSKSAIRKEERLKKRAEKEKEEKASKAAKAQLELLMADEKGDADHLDHFDMREVIKAEKQKGKKGKKNKGKKATDGGGEKDGLQDGFKMDVEDERFKAVFESHEFAIDPSNPKFKATEGMKKLLEEGRKKRKAGYREGEEVVVREKKKVKKDDGDGEGGELSSLVEAVKRKAKAGRK; translated from the coding sequence ATGCCCAAACCAACAAAAAAGAACGCCGGCGCGGCGTCCAGTATCAAGGACGCCCGTTTTGCCAATTTCGAGACCGATCCCCGATTCCAATTGCCCTCGAAAAGAAACATCAAGACCAAGCTCGACAAGCGGTTCTCCAAGGTGCTCAACGATGACGAGTTTTTGGCTACGGCCAAGGTGGATCGCTACGGGCGGAAATTAGAGACTGAttcgaagaagaaggcgctggagaggttgtatgaggatgaggaggagtctggggaggacgaggaggtggtagatggggaggtggagagggatgatATTGTTCGTCgcgagctggagaaggctgATAAGAAATATGATCCGGCGAGAGATGGCGGTTTTAGCTCCTCGGAGGAGGATTCGGACTCTGAGTCGGATGGGGAAGATCAGCCGGAgctggatgatggggaggaggagtcgcGACCTGGGATTCGGTTGagaagggagaaggaggatgtgcCGGAGGGTGAGATCACCAATCGGTTTGCGGTGGTGAATATCGACTGGGATCACATCAAGTCTGTGGATCTGATGGCGCTTTTTAGCAGTTTCGTGCCGCCAGGGGGGAGGATTGAGAGGGTGTCGATCTACCCCAGTGAGTTCGGCAAGGAAAGGATGCAAAGAGAGGAGCTCGAGGGCCCACCACGAGAGATCTTCAAGAACGGCAAGGGCGAGAACAGCGACGATAGCGGTGAGGACTCGGAGGGTTTCAGCGACGAgaatgaggatgatgatgacgaggactCTGACGAAGATTCTgacgaggaggtcaagagggAGCTGTTAGCTGAGGGCGACGACAAGGACTTTGATAGCGACAAATTGCGGACATACCAGCTCGACAGGTTACGGTACTACTACGCCGTGGCCGTCTGCTCCGACAAGGGCACAGCGCACAAGATTTACGAGGCCACCGACGGCACCGAAtatctctcctcctccaacttcctcgACCTGCGATTTATCCCCGACGATACCACCTTTGACGACGAGCCAAGAGACGAGTGCACCGCTGTGCCACCGGGATACAAGCCAGTCGACTTCGTCACCGACGCGCTGCAACACTCCAAGGTGAAGCTCACCTGGGATATGCACCCGGAAGAGGTCAACAGGAAAGAACAAATCAAGAAAGCCTTTTCTGGCAGCAAAAACGACATTGCTGAAAATGACCTGCGTGCCTACCTTGCGAGCGACAGCTCTGACGATGGGGAAGActttgaagatgaagaggaggaaccagaagccgccgccgatgctgctggaggcgaggaagaagaagccgaaaAGCCCCTCGGCAAAAAGGAACTCGCCCGCCGGAAAATGCGCGCTGCTCTGGGCCTTCCCGAGGAGCCCACGACCACAAAGTCCAAGTCTCCCGCCCCGGCGGGCGCGATGGAAATTACGTTTACGCCTGCCCTGTCAGAGTCGAATAACAAGAAGCctgtggaagaggagaccACAATCGAGAAGTACAAGCGCCGCGAGCgcgagaggaaggaagcCAAGAGGCAAAAGATGCTTGCCAGACGCAACGGTGGTGATCCTGACAGGATGGGCGAATCTGATGTCGAAGAAGTCGCTGCTGCCGGGGACAACGCGGGAGGCGGAGACCTCGGCTTTGACGACCCCTTTTTCACTTCTGAGCCCGTCGAGAAGTCCAAGTCTGCCATCCGCAAGGAGGAGCGGCTCAAGAAAcgggcggagaaggagaaggaagagaaggctagcaaggctgccaaggcgCAGCTGGAACTGCTTATGGCTGATGAGAAGGGTGATGCGGACCATCTGGATCACTTTGacatgagggaggtgatcaaagcggagaagcaaaagggcaagaaggggaagaagaacaaggggaagaaggcgacggacggggggggggagaaggacgGGTTGCAGGATGGGTTCAAGATGGACGTGGAGGATGAGCGGTTCAAGGCCGTGTTTGAGAGCCATGAGTTTGCTATTGATCCTTCCAATCCGAAGTTCAAGGCCACcgaggggatgaagaagttgttggaggaagggaggaagaagaggaaggctgGGTAtagggagggagaggaggtggtggtgagggagaagaagaaggtgaagaaggatgatggtgatggtgaggggggggagttgagtagtttggtggaggcggtgaagaggaaggcgaaggcggggaggaagtaA
- a CDS encoding hypothetical protein (EggNog:ENOG503PF65): MDNAFEERWRDDCDWIKDPLKKIDRLRNKHSAFLLPETHRYIKAFEEKTEAISSLEAKAVRRTEDRAKVACGSLEVVVHSLLLIERGDKTLSRQSSTIVETLDSTAAKFSNLSQVSEENMWELGVEAGDCMELKDSVGCFLDNLKAKISELNSFVPQVFDQKARQDRLVDERRSREKALADHYRNAQNALGNVGNVIANFFDRAVMRNARHRLKLAHTALADNRREQERAQSMSRAYYQLAMTVRNLSAAIYSLQIALEKLQQDIGEKYSYVTDKQSAETRLYRGLLDLRNQIVSGDWTTTRDHSLQVVLKLLTAGDAVFIPRRHYEQVQARIRDSITAKLGNGAVQKLIDNVPMHVDGSEAALEY, from the exons ATGGATAACGCTTTCGAGGAAAGATGGAGGGATGATTGTGATTGGATTAAAGATCCGCTGAAGAAAATCG ACCGACTTCGGAACAAGCACAGTGCCTTCCTGTTGCCTGAGACGCACCGATATATCAAGGCTTTTGAAGAGAAGACTGAGGCTATAAGTTCACTCGAGGCAAAAGCTGTCCGGCGGACTGAAGACAGAGCCAAAGTCGCCTGCGGATCGCtcgaggtggtggtccaCTCTCTGCTGCTCATCGAGAGAGGAGACAAGACGCTATCTCGCCAAAGCAGCACCATTGTGGAAACACTGGACTCCACAGCTGCCAAGTTCTCGAACCTCAGTCAGGTATCAGAGGAAAACATGTGGGAGCTTGGTGTCGAGGCAGGAGATTGCATGGAGCTGAAAGACAGCGTCGGGTGCTttctcgacaacctcaaggccaagatctCGGAACTAAACAGCTTTGTTCCACAGGTTTTTGATCAAAAGGCTCGACAGGATCGCCTAGTTGACGAAAGGCGTAGTCGTGAAAAGGCTCTTGCAGATCACTATCGGAATGCTCAAAACGCGTTGGGC AACGTTGGAAATGTGATTGCCAACTTTTTTGACCGCGCTGTCATGCGAAATGCTAGGCACCGCCTCAAGCTCGCCcacaccgccctcgccgacAACCGGAGGGAGCAAGAGCGGGCACAAAGCATGAGCAGGGCTTATTACCAGCTTGCCATGACTGTGCGGAACCTCAGCGCTGCTATCTACAGCCTTCAGATCGCTCTGGAGAAGCTCCAACAGGATATTGGCGAGAAGTACAGCTACGTAACAGATAAGCAGAGTGCCGAGACTCGTCTCTACCGCGGGCTTCTTGATCTGCGCAACCAGATTGTGTCTGGGGACTGGACCACCACGCGTGACCATTCGCTGCAGGTCGTGCTCAAGCTGCTCACCGCTGGCGATGCTGTTTTTATTCCCAGACGGCACTACGAGCAAGTCCAGGCACGCATCAGGGACAGTATCACGGCCAAGTTGGGGAATGGGGCAGTACAGAAGCTGATAGACAACGTGCCGATGCATGTCGATGGGTCAGAAGCTGCTTTGGAGTATTGA
- a CDS encoding hypothetical protein (EggNog:ENOG503NTYT) gives MAQSALLEVRQIQNDKLTSEYRGKLSNQFVDELKCSTLFQADWSELISAAPTALSLMGSLWVAAADPMAEKISMAKCMPTDGFRYMTKRAEPTLRSCLVDVCNNGGRAAFTKAGANMDALEINSRRICEERIPMVFKRLGPCTKGEEELEDFRDALDAFNKDAKRCAALATETREAFTKWGLMVGELNACTEAESGRASIQKDAIKIDEDVARVRAQFERIQEKTAVEEVKAAEVALKRAEKRLDTAIDKIPGPLENLVTGIVNGYVSAIPTIVSAAIPAIMASVSPVGAMTSAISSVKQGVGVVFPGGHAGAVPESAITAPAVLRDPSYAAAIAIRDLVNHYYEYLGGDTGEFDQSKFVEHEEAGAQGIPQGVSYFLGTLEGQQAQLESTNTAANKKMQAVFSTLIKVTKDIRTHLREGENGMSDARLPADSLRKWKKSVKKAQQDVLRLSVAGNTASSTNVPNPFANIKVNPADTSAQTAQLNSAMQAVQLAQSAADAKQDAYDSALIKQARTAAMMVEIQQKLTRLQAQGRTLEEIKSVLRSCISILVDLTVQIAKIEQFFTMLSTVIDEIILVRAAEFTTEMGKAGRRAKVNGRLKVDDLSKQTIYAATLQLKGYFSVLQDISSMYNRVDKPHVRDGLDLCSELSKGAALGNGTMEMQDRLTRYMEGSGAAVARILKDKQEELTRGLRRRIDQAAKTALEIETAISSHGLVVDQEAKHAIQAGAETAKEDAKKQIEAAMWAGERDSSEEIDGNDW, from the exons ATGGCACAGTCAGCTCTCCTAGAGGTCCGGCAGATCCAAAATGACAAGCTCACGTCTGAGTATAGAGGCAAGCTCTCCAATCAGTTCGTCGATGAGTTGAAATGCTCTACGCTCTTTCAAGCCGATTGGTCCGAGCTCATCAGCGCCGCTCCCACTGCGCTCTCGTTGATGGGTTCTCTTTGggtcgcagcagcagaccCCATGGCCGAGAAGATTTCCATGGCCAAGTGCATGCCCACAGATGGTTTCCGATATATGACGAAGCGGGCTGAGCCAACGCTCAGATCATGCCTGGTTGATG TCTGCAACAACGGTGGACGAGCGGCCTTCACCAAAGCAGGTGCCAATATGGACGCACTGGAGATAAACAGCAGGCGTATCTGCGAGGAGCGG ATTCCTATGGTGTTCAAGCGTCTTGGGCCCTGCACcaagggggaagaggagctggaggacttCCGCGATGCGCTTGACGCTTTCAACAAGGACGCAAAGCGATGCGCCGCTCTCGCCACCGAAACTCGCGAGGCATTCACAAAATGGGGCCTGATGGTCGGCGAGCTGAATGCCTGCACTGAAGCGGAATCCGGGAGAGCGTCGATTCAGAAGGACGCCATCAAGATTGACGAAGACGTGGCCAGGGTTCGGGCTCAATTCGAACGAATACAAGAGAAaacggcggtggaggaagtAAAAGCGGCCGAAGTGGCTCTCAAGCGAGCCGAGAAACGTCTCGACACAGCTATCGACAAAATTCCCGGGCCGCTGGAGAACCTTGTGACAGGTATTGTAAATGGGTACGTCTCGGCGATCCCCACCATCGTCTCTGCCGCTATTCCGGCCATTATGGCCAGCGTGAGTCCGGTGGGTGCAATGACTTCGGCAATCTCCTCGGTGAAGCAAGGCGTCGGCGTTGTGTTTCCTGGCGGCCACGCGGGCGCAGTCCCAGAATCAGCAATCACAGCCCCCGCAGTGCTAAGAGACCCCTCATACGCGGCAGCAATCGCGATTCGCGACTTGGTCAATCACTACTATGAGTATCTTGGTGGCGATACTGGCGAATTTGATCAGTCGAAGTTTGTCGAGCATGAAGAGGCTGGGGCTCAGGGGATTCCCCAAGGAGTGTCATACTTTCTTGGGACCCTGGAAGGGCAGCAAGCCCAGCTGGAGTCCACAAATACTGCTGCCAACAAAAAAATGCAGGCTGTGTTCAGCACACTCATCAAA GTGACCAAGGACATTCGGACGCACTTGAGGGAAGGCGAGAATGGCATGTCTGATGCAAGGTTACCGGCTGACAGCCTGCGGAAATGGAAGAAGAGCGTCAAGAAAGCCCAGCAGGATGTCCTCCGCCTGAGCGTGGCTGGAAACACAGCTAGCTCTACCAATGTGCCGAATCCCTTTGCAAACATCAAAGTCAACCCAGCGGACACCTCAGCCC AGACTGCCCAGCTCAACTCAGCCATGCAAGCAGTCCAGCTGGCTCAGTCAGCGGCCGACGCCAAGCAAGACGCATACGACAGTGCCCTGATAAAACAAGCCAGAACCGCAGCAATGATGGTTGAGATCCAGCAAAAGCTCACTCGACTCCAGGCGCAGGGCCGAACACTCGAGGAGATCAAGTCGGTTCTCCGCAGCTGTATCTCAATCCTGGTCGACCTCACGGTGCAGATTGCCAAGATCGAACAGTTCTTCACCATGCTGAGCACGGTCATTGACGAGATCATCCTGGTGCGCGCTGCCGAGTTCACGACCGAGATGGGCAAGGCCGGCCGGCGTGCCAAGGTCAACGGGCGGCTCAAGGTCGATGATCTATCAAAGCAGACCATCTACGCCGCGACGCTACAGCTCAAGGGCTACTTCTCAGTCTTGCAAGACATCAGCTCCATGTACAACCGAGTTGACAAGCCCCATGTACGCGATGGTCTGGACCTTTGCAGCGAGCTGTCCAAGGGCGCGGCTCTTGGAAATGGCACAATGGAGATGCAAGATCGGTTGACCAGATACATGGAGGGGTCCGGTGCGGCCGTCGCCAGGATTCTGAAGGACAAACAGGAAGAGCTCACTCGTGGTCTTCGCAGGCGCATCGATCAGGCGGCAAAGACAGCGCTCGAAATTGAGACGGCCATTTCCTCCCATGGGCTTGTTGTGGATCAGGAAGCGAAGCATGCCATCCAGGCTGGTGCTGAGACGGCCAAAGAGGATGCGAAGAAGCAAATAGAGGCAGCCATGTGGGCGGGCGAGAGAGACAGCTCAGAAGAAATTGACGGAAATGACTGGTGA
- a CDS encoding hypothetical protein (EggNog:ENOG503NV8J; COG:S), giving the protein MDLGNDPSLVQLALHQAQSTLRVNKEALALIHELAAAKAQGARPLKIYAMSNIAKEHMDIVQALPSFPWPVFDRIFTSFDAGMRKPDLSFYRHVIQETGCNPSTTLYLDDKSENICAGRLLGLRGEIVDPDQRTRAFNIVRNLLLDDASLRAERFLHMHAGKLDSVISMPGKDDIVLKDNFAQLMIWGLTGMEDIVYLTWPDGIITRGQEEADMMDTTSPTPISDASCSPSPAPSPPSSSTSPPSSPNPSLHQLEVKPTLWNYFTHSSPILTTTTFPPDIETTSIAYLTITPSHPNYHLLSPPSLIAEAMFAIRNKDGHFETYFSPDRHGRVSPEVCVSVLRCLNKFFSSGQIPDLPSLDVTDERIEPSKKLVADCLRYRANVYGNRFYPHPETFLYYLAMLCDECRDSSPRFCGELKGELEAALRERLNVPMNALALAMRVRAWQLLGLGRGFVQRDLESLLGMQEGDGGWPAGDFCSYGRVQKQRIGSRGWTTALVCRILRDWGM; this is encoded by the coding sequence ATGGATCTTGGTAACGACCCGTCACTTGTTCAGCTAGCTCTACACCAAGCCCAGTCAACCTTGCGAGTCAACAAGGAAGCATTGGCTTTGATCCATGAGCTTGCCGCAGCCAAGGCACAGGGAGCCCGCCCGCTCAAAATCTACGCCATGTCCAACATCGCCAAGGAACACATGGACATCGTCCAAGcgcttccttccttcccatgGCCCGTCTTTGACAGGATATTCACCTCCTTCGACGCCGGCATGCGAAAGCCAGATCTTTCCTTCTATCGCCATGTCATTCAAGAGACGGGCTGtaacccatccaccaccttgtACCTGGATGACAAGTCCGAGAACATCTGTGCTGGACGACTGTTGGGTTTACGTGGAGAGATTGTAGACCCAGACCAGAGAACCCGAGCTTTCAACATTGTCAGGAACCTACTCCTGGACGACGCCTCTCTCCGTGCTGAGCGTTTCCTGCACATGCACGCTGGCAAGCTTGACTCTGTCATCTCGATGCCGGGAAAGGACGATATCGTCTTGAAAGACAACTTTGCCCAGCTCATGATCTGGGGACTGACCGGCATGGAGGACATTGTGTACCTTACCTGGCCAGATGGTATTATTACCAGGGGCCAAGAAGAGGCAGACATGATGGACACCACAAGCCCCACCCCCATATCCGATGCTTCCTGCTCGCCCTCACCCGCCCCTtcgcccccatcctcatccacatcccctccatcctcgcctaACCCTTCTTTGCACCAACTCGAAGTCAAACCCACCCTCTGGAATTACttcacccactcctcccccatcctaacaacaaccaccttcccTCCTGACATTgaaaccacctccatcgcctacctcaccatcaccccttcccaccccaacTACCACCTCCTCTCGCCCCCATCTCTAATCGCAGAAGCGATGTTCGCCATTCGCAACAAGGACGGTCACTTCGAGACGTACTTCTCCCCCGACCGCCACGGCCGCGTAAGCCCAGAAGTCTGCGTCTCTGTCCTCCGCTGTCTGAACAAATTCTTCTCATCAGGCCAAATCCCTGACCTCCCCAGTCTTGACGTCACCGACGAGAGGATCGAACCCTCCAAAAAATTGGTGGCGGATTGCCTTCGGTACCGGGCGAATGTTTATGGGAATAGGTTCTACCCCCACCCAGAGACTTTCTTGTACTACCTGGCCATGTTGTGTGATGAGTGCAGGGACTCCTCGCCGAGGTTCTGtggggagttgaagggggagctggaagctgcgttgagggagaggttgaatGTGCCTATGAATGCGCTTGCTTTggcgatgagggtgagggctTGGCAGCttttggggctggggagggggtttgtgcagagggatttggagagtTTGTTGGGGAtgcaggagggggatggggggtggcCGGCGGGGGATTTTTGTTCTTATGGACGAGTGCAGAAGCAGAGGATTGGCAGTAGGGGGTGGACTACTGCGCTGGTTTGCAGGATTTTGAGGGATTGGGGAATGtga
- a CDS encoding hypothetical protein (EggNog:ENOG503P4I8; COG:S), which yields MKLSSIFSLAGLVSQTTAITWNVSVGKNGLTFEPNEIRAGAGDIIQFIFWPRNHSVVAGEFTRPCIPRLTGGFWSGFFPTAVDTINSQLFRIQINSSEPFVFYCSQNNGQHCKNGMFGIINPGVTGITTLSSYRNLAAGAGNATSPRVPSFGGQIGENPNTSVPPSSSTSTSSAATSTLLTSTSTITSGTVTSATTITSTSTGSSTSTRTGNAAARTGAPVAALVVAGAAAMFFV from the exons ATGAAACTCAGCAGCATCTTCAGCCTGGCGGGACTTGTTTCCCAGACCACCGCCATAACCTGGAACGTCTCCGTCGGCAAGAATGGCCTCACCTTTGAGCCCAACGAAATCCGAGCCGGAGCTGGCGATATTATTCAGTTCATCTTCTGGCCCAGAAACCACAGCGTGGTAGCGGGAGAGTTCACCAGGCCCTGTATTCCTCGTCTCACTGGCGGCTTTTGGTCAGGTTTCTTCCCCACTGCGGTAGATACCATCAAT TCCCAACTCTTCCGCATCCAAATCAACAGCTCGGAACCATTCGTCTTTTACTGTTCTCAAAACAACGGCCAGCACTGCAAGAACGGCATGTtcggcatcatcaaccccggcGTGACAGGCATCACCACTCTCTCCAGCTACCGAAACCTCGCCGCGGGGGCAGGCAACGCCACTTCGCCAAGGGTCCCTTCCTTTGGGGGCCAGATTGGGGAGAATCCCAACACTTCTGTGCCGCCGAGCTCATCGACCTCGACTTCCTCTGCGGCGACAAGCACTCTTTTGACTAGCACGAGCACCATCACGAGCGGCACTGTGACTTCTGCTACGACTATCACCTCCACTAGCACTGGCAGCAGCACGTCAACGAGGACTGGAAATGCGGCTGCCAGGACGGGTGCACCTGTTGCGGCGCTGGTAGTTGCTGGAGCTGCAGCTATGTTCTTTGTTTGA